The Pelodiscus sinensis isolate JC-2024 chromosome 4, ASM4963464v1, whole genome shotgun sequence genomic sequence ATTATCAAAGAAATCAGCATCCAATGAACCATAAAGAGAGTCATCTTTATTATGCACCGAATCATCCATGTTTAACATGCTTTCACCAGCAATCAtactttttaaattactttctaATTTATGCTTCTGTAGGTGCTCTTGCCAGGATAATGGCATGACAAATGTCCTTTTCTTTTTATTGCTAATTGTATTGTGCCTGGCAAGCTTGCTATGATAATTTTTAAAAGCGTTAGGGGAATGATCAGAATGCTGCTCATTAGATACAAACAGGTCATAACTTTTAAAGtgacttgttttatttttttttctgtcagacAGAGAAGAATCTGATGCCTTTTCTCCAGCATGTTTGAGCTGCATTGGGACTTTACTTTTAATGTTGGCTTTGTGACTGTAGGCTGGTTTGCCACAGTTCATATTTTTGCCATCTTTCAGGTAAAAACATTTGTGCAAATTTAGAACTCGCTCTGTTTCAAAACATTGCTCACAGACTGGGCACTGAAAAGGCACAATATAAATAGAATGAACATCAAGTGGGTCATTCTCTGGGGACTCATAAGTATCCACATTCTCAAAATCATCCTTTTTTCCTTCCAGCAAGTTCTGAGGCCTAGGGTATTTAGAAGTCTTTGGTCTGTAAAGGACTCTGGGAACAGTTTTATTTCTAACATGGAGTTGCTTGTGCTTCAGGAGTTTGCTCTGGATCTTAAATCCCTTCTGACAAATACAGCATTGGAAAGGcctctcctctgtgtgtgtgagctGATGGATTTTCAAATGTGTTGACTGCCTGAAAGATTTACCACACAAGGAACACTTAAAAGGTTTCTGGCCAGTGTGAATCAGCAAGTGTCTTTCCAGCTTAGATCGTGATGGAAACATCTTGTTACATGTTTCACACACATgagttttctttctcctcctggcACTGTGGAGATTATTTGACTTTGTGCACTGATGCAGCATCCACCGCTCTTCTGTGGTAAAAGATTTCTGGCAAATAGAACAATGAAACATTCCACATATCAGCCCATCTTGCTTGGCATCTACTGATTTTTTATCTTGCTTAATATCACTCTGGTAGTTTTCATTATGAAGCTGTTGATGCTTTAAGAAAGTGATTAAATTTTTGAAATTCCTATGGcaaacattacatttaaaaggaagcGTGTGTGTTAACTCATGTCTCTCCAAATGGACTAGCTGTCTAAAAGTTTTATGACATACATGACATTCAAATGGCTTTTGACCAGTGTGTATAAGATAATGCCTAGCTAATTTTGATGGGGTTTCAAATTGTTTGTAGCAGATGTCACATCTATAAGGCCTTTTCCTGGGTATCCTGTTAGCTGTTACACACTGCTGAAGTtcgaacattttaaaaaataagactcCTGTTCTTGTCAGTTTCTTCAAAAATGTATTTCAATTGAAATCATCTTCACAATACTGAGAAGGAGGGCTGGAACTGCAGCAAAGTTATCTTACAGAAGGATTCCTTACATTCAATGGATCCCTAAAACAAGAATAAGAAACAGGTATTTTAGATTTTCTCTTGCCTTTTTGACAACAAACTGCAGTTATTTAACTAGAGTAAGTTATATTTATCTTGGTTTAAAATGCTTGCTAGACTAAGCACAAATTATAGCATGTATTAAGGAAAAACTGGACTATTCTATAGAAGAGGAGAGTCAGTTAAAGTCATCTGTAAATAAGATTCATTTTAATTCAGCCTATTTTGCTGCATGCTATTCCAAAATCATATCAATTTCAGCTATGATAAAAACttatataacacacacacatttttaaaaatagttgttGAGGTTTTTTTAGCAATATATTTTCCATCACTATCTTCACTGTGAATAAATATTAGTTATTAGCAGCTTTGATTATAAACTAGATGTAACAATTGAGAGGATGGAGAAAGCAGAAAAAACTTGGAGATTCTTGAATCCCAAAACAGTTAAACTGTACTAAGTTAAATTATAAGAAGTGCCACATTAATATTCCTTTAAACTGAAGTCCAGAGAACAAGTACCATACATGATTCTGCACCTCATCACCTTTAGGAAGGAGAGCATAACTCATACTCATGCAAGTTGGTGTCCTTTTTGCTGAAACTGCCAAAAAAATGATAGTTAGAATTAACTGTTAGCCATTTGTGGGATGTGAtcagctgtccctttgaaactgGACTCCTATTACTAATTTATTTGATAGACCACTTAATATATTTGATATATCATAATATACATATAATGGTATAAAGACATTtgctcactctgggtatgtctagactacatggctcccttgacgaagccatgtagatgagtttactagacataggaaaatgaagcagcgatttaaataatcaccgcttcatttacatcaaaatggccaccatgctgtgccgatcagctgtttggcggcacagcgcacaGCGGGGCAGTTTGGATGCgccgtggttgacaagggaagcctttgtcgaccgctccggtaa encodes the following:
- the ZNF770 gene encoding zinc finger protein 770, with protein sequence MFELQQCVTANRIPRKRPYRCDICYKQFETPSKLARHYLIHTGQKPFECHVCHKTFRQLVHLERHELTHTLPFKCNVCHRNFKNLITFLKHQQLHNENYQSDIKQDKKSVDAKQDGLICGMFHCSICQKSFTTEERWMLHQCTKSNNLHSARRRKKTHVCETCNKMFPSRSKLERHLLIHTGQKPFKCSLCGKSFRQSTHLKIHQLTHTEERPFQCCICQKGFKIQSKLLKHKQLHVRNKTVPRVLYRPKTSKYPRPQNLLEGKKDDFENVDTYESPENDPLDVHSIYIVPFQCPVCEQCFETERVLNLHKCFYLKDGKNMNCGKPAYSHKANIKSKVPMQLKHAGEKASDSSLSDRKKNKTSHFKSYDLFVSNEQHSDHSPNAFKNYHSKLARHNTISNKKKRTFVMPLSWQEHLQKHKLESNLKSMIAGESMLNMDDSVHNKDDSLYGSLDADFFDNPEASLQCAFSAPTKNIHNRHKVCKCDRCEKIFPSSSKLQRHYLIHTGQKPFGCNVCGKTFRQSAHLKRHQLTHTEKRPYESPLCQVEFENLNKLFSHQGDHIEFKSSQSVGYSQRPSQASGFPEFELIQSNQAAEIKVELESGDFVLGTSSRNSQPYLCSKLLETEQSHYSHWYDFSGVMEKSEAIKRFYQCSVCLKTFKSPSKLERHYLMHAGQKPFECSVCGKTFRQAPHLKRHHLTHFKKKS